Proteins from a single region of Catenulispora acidiphila DSM 44928:
- a CDS encoding aminotransferase class V-fold PLP-dependent enzyme: MNGHDSATSIAPEALLDVAELRAETPGCAEVIHFNNAGCGLIAAPVLRPVLEHLALEARIGGYEAAARQADAVADFYAATASIIGAAPRNIAFASSATHAFATGVSAIPFEPGDVIVTTRNDFISQQIAFLSLRKRFGVQIVHAPDAPEGGVDVAAMADLLRRHRPRLVAATHIPTNSGLVQPVAEIGRHCRELELLYLVDACQSVGQVPVDVEAIGCDLLTATCRKYLRGPRGSGFLYLSDRVLSAGYEPLFIDMYGSRWVAPDAYQPAETAARFEDWEFPYATVLGCAAAARYAERVGVEASGARALALAANLRTRLRAIPGIRVLEQGAVLGALVTFTIQGWQPQPFKAAMDARGINSALSFREFAVFDFGDKDVDWCLRLSPHYYNTEEEVAVVAAAVAELATPAGSVR, encoded by the coding sequence ATGAATGGACATGATAGCGCTACATCCATCGCCCCCGAAGCGCTACTGGATGTCGCAGAGCTGCGCGCCGAGACGCCCGGCTGCGCGGAGGTCATCCACTTCAACAACGCCGGCTGCGGACTGATCGCCGCTCCGGTGCTGCGACCCGTGCTGGAGCATCTCGCTCTCGAAGCGCGGATCGGCGGCTACGAGGCGGCAGCCCGGCAAGCCGACGCGGTCGCCGACTTCTACGCCGCGACCGCTTCGATCATCGGCGCCGCACCGCGGAACATCGCCTTCGCCAGCAGTGCGACCCACGCCTTCGCCACCGGCGTGTCCGCGATCCCCTTCGAGCCCGGCGACGTCATCGTGACCACCCGCAACGACTTCATCTCCCAGCAGATCGCGTTCCTGTCACTGCGCAAGCGGTTCGGCGTGCAGATCGTCCACGCGCCCGACGCCCCCGAGGGCGGCGTGGACGTGGCAGCGATGGCCGATCTCCTGCGCCGGCACCGTCCCCGGCTCGTCGCGGCGACGCACATCCCGACCAACTCCGGACTGGTCCAGCCGGTCGCCGAGATCGGCCGGCACTGCCGTGAACTGGAGCTGCTGTACCTGGTGGACGCCTGCCAGTCCGTGGGGCAGGTCCCGGTCGACGTCGAGGCGATCGGCTGCGACCTGCTCACCGCGACCTGCCGCAAATATCTTCGCGGGCCTCGGGGATCGGGCTTCCTGTATCTGTCCGACCGGGTTCTGTCCGCCGGCTACGAGCCGCTGTTCATCGACATGTACGGCTCGCGGTGGGTCGCGCCAGATGCCTATCAGCCTGCTGAGACAGCGGCACGCTTCGAGGACTGGGAGTTCCCCTACGCGACTGTGCTGGGCTGCGCAGCCGCGGCGCGCTATGCCGAGCGCGTAGGCGTGGAAGCCAGCGGCGCCCGAGCGCTGGCGCTGGCAGCGAACCTGCGGACCCGGCTGAGAGCGATCCCCGGCATCCGCGTCCTGGAGCAGGGTGCGGTACTCGGCGCCCTCGTCACGTTCACGATCCAGGGCTGGCAGCCACAGCCCTTCAAAGCGGCGATGGACGCGCGCGGCATCAACTCGGCGCTCAGTTTCCGGGAGTTCGCCGTGTTCGACTTCGGCGACAAGGACGTCGACTGGTGTCTGCGCCTGTCGCCGCACTACTACAACACCGAGGAGGAAGTCGCTGTCGTCGCGGCGGCGGTGGCCGAACTCGCCACCCCTGCGGGGAGCGTCCGGTGA
- a CDS encoding MFS transporter, with translation MTADFPKFWFGETVSLLGTQVSNLALPLTAISTFHASNAEVGVLRFLQLAPYIGFALVFGAWADRVRRRHVMIATNLVRMALVGVVPALAARHELSMPLLLVIACAVGVASVMFDVSWMPYAPTLVDGDERRYVEISAKMGMSSSASDVAGPGLAGLLVSVLSAPTALVVDACSYAVSVTSLLAIRKQEPRPTPTAQRNLPREIREGLAWVFGTRILRWLAFVGFCCNFSMITVWTMFLLYGTQELHLAASTLGAIFATASVGGLIGAMVSRAVIARFRLGRVYFCAQTALLAGPTLIAVAGGPKAVVVALVTGSFFTTYLGLGIANVVIVSLRQAATPQALLSRMTACFRMLLFGGGALGGLTAGLLSGAIGDRDALIAAAVFSAAVVVALALSPVSRLRELPA, from the coding sequence GTGACCGCCGACTTCCCCAAGTTCTGGTTCGGCGAGACGGTGTCGCTGCTCGGGACACAGGTGTCGAACCTGGCGCTGCCGCTGACCGCGATATCGACGTTCCACGCGTCCAACGCCGAGGTCGGCGTCCTGCGCTTCCTGCAACTCGCGCCCTACATCGGTTTCGCGCTGGTCTTCGGGGCGTGGGCGGATCGCGTCCGGCGCCGACACGTCATGATCGCGACGAATCTGGTCCGGATGGCGCTGGTGGGCGTCGTTCCCGCCCTCGCCGCGCGGCATGAGTTGTCCATGCCGCTGCTGCTCGTCATCGCGTGCGCGGTCGGCGTCGCGTCGGTGATGTTCGACGTCAGCTGGATGCCCTACGCGCCGACCCTCGTGGACGGCGACGAGCGGCGCTATGTCGAGATCAGCGCGAAGATGGGCATGAGTTCTTCGGCTTCGGACGTCGCGGGTCCCGGTCTGGCCGGGCTGCTCGTGTCGGTGCTGAGCGCGCCGACCGCGCTCGTCGTGGACGCGTGCTCGTACGCGGTGTCGGTCACCTCGCTGTTGGCGATCCGCAAGCAGGAGCCACGTCCCACGCCGACAGCACAGCGGAACCTGCCCCGCGAGATCCGCGAGGGTCTGGCGTGGGTGTTCGGCACGCGGATCCTGCGCTGGCTGGCGTTCGTCGGCTTCTGCTGCAACTTCTCGATGATCACGGTCTGGACCATGTTCCTGCTCTACGGAACACAGGAGCTGCATCTAGCCGCCTCCACGCTCGGCGCCATCTTCGCGACGGCTTCGGTCGGAGGTCTGATCGGAGCAATGGTCTCCCGCGCCGTCATCGCGCGCTTCCGGCTGGGCCGGGTGTACTTCTGCGCCCAGACCGCGCTGCTCGCCGGTCCGACTCTCATCGCGGTGGCCGGCGGGCCGAAGGCGGTGGTTGTGGCGTTGGTGACAGGGTCCTTCTTCACCACGTACCTCGGTCTGGGGATCGCGAACGTGGTGATCGTCAGCCTGCGTCAGGCGGCGACGCCGCAGGCACTGCTGAGCCGGATGACCGCCTGCTTCCGGATGCTGCTGTTCGGCGGCGGCGCACTCGGCGGGCTGACCGCCGGTCTGTTGTCCGGCGCGATCGGCGACCGCGATGCCCTGATAGCGGCAGCGGTGTTCTCGGCGGCGGTCGTCGTCGCGCTGGCGCTCTCGCCGGTGAGTCGGTTGCGTGAACTGCCCGCGTAG
- a CDS encoding coiled-coil domain-containing protein — MNDGIRDQSGGVSWQHARSWADKNPVPSLVVGGVAVLIVLGLVVLVAMRLRGKDRSVRVRGLVAVGTLMATMVQASGMWHFFGNVMHMSLAYKIVMFPFLEILILAFGLKALEKAEEAGNWLIYATMLWILAISSGGMSASDSSGYREGLFRLLVAVVIAVLWTLDLLDLWLKARKKKAEEEGRPLEKVRWRFTPRELGIRLGLAAADDSTLSDLDANRHFERYLRVSDKLRILKEHNAKETSIHRIAAREAKAKAKLQRHARLHADPSALMSALGAQAVADAQVRLGIDEAQTELRQAKDRAEENAAEAQRLTDQLQTEREAAAAAAEEAAAKIEQLTASLKADQATALAAAAKERSDLAKEMTKLRAELEAVRTRTAQTDLELEATQRSRRDLLAENEIERRERTHIEQLRSDENAAAQRRIADLERALDELRSRPAAAIPAQRPAPVADVPQEVPQEIPTPPPVSALSQASERVSEELPVTTMNGSSRQGAKQAVYQVADQLTDQGANRDHPLLSEHAQTRNDAVRELADHLGYSESTVRKHAKAYVEDRNAAANGR, encoded by the coding sequence GTGAATGACGGAATCCGCGACCAAAGCGGCGGCGTGAGTTGGCAGCATGCCCGGTCCTGGGCGGACAAGAACCCGGTGCCGTCGCTGGTCGTGGGCGGTGTGGCCGTCCTGATCGTGCTCGGCTTGGTGGTTCTGGTGGCGATGAGGCTGCGCGGGAAGGACCGCTCGGTCCGGGTCCGCGGGCTGGTCGCGGTCGGAACGCTGATGGCGACCATGGTCCAGGCCTCCGGCATGTGGCACTTCTTCGGCAACGTCATGCACATGTCGCTGGCGTACAAGATCGTGATGTTCCCGTTCCTGGAGATCCTGATCCTGGCGTTCGGCCTCAAGGCGCTGGAGAAGGCCGAGGAAGCCGGCAACTGGCTCATCTACGCCACGATGCTCTGGATCCTGGCGATCTCCTCCGGCGGCATGTCGGCGAGCGACTCCTCGGGGTACCGCGAGGGCTTGTTCCGCCTGCTGGTCGCCGTGGTCATCGCCGTGCTGTGGACGCTGGACCTGCTGGATCTGTGGCTCAAGGCGCGCAAGAAGAAGGCCGAGGAAGAGGGCCGGCCGCTGGAGAAGGTCCGGTGGCGCTTCACCCCGCGCGAGCTCGGCATCCGGCTGGGACTGGCCGCGGCGGACGACTCGACGCTGTCCGATCTGGACGCCAACCGGCACTTCGAGCGCTATCTGCGGGTCTCCGACAAGCTGAGGATCCTCAAGGAGCACAACGCCAAGGAGACCTCGATCCACCGCATCGCCGCCCGCGAGGCGAAGGCCAAGGCCAAGCTCCAACGGCACGCGCGCCTGCACGCCGATCCCAGTGCCCTGATGAGCGCGCTCGGCGCCCAGGCGGTGGCGGACGCTCAAGTCCGGCTCGGCATCGACGAGGCGCAGACCGAACTGCGTCAGGCGAAGGACCGCGCGGAGGAGAACGCGGCGGAGGCTCAGCGCCTCACCGATCAACTTCAGACCGAGCGGGAGGCAGCGGCCGCGGCCGCCGAGGAAGCCGCGGCGAAGATCGAGCAGCTCACCGCGTCGCTGAAGGCCGACCAGGCAACGGCGCTCGCGGCCGCCGCGAAGGAGCGCTCCGACCTCGCCAAGGAGATGACGAAGCTCCGCGCCGAGCTGGAGGCGGTCCGGACCAGGACCGCCCAGACAGACCTCGAACTCGAGGCGACGCAACGGTCTCGGCGCGATCTGCTCGCCGAGAACGAGATCGAGCGGCGCGAGCGGACGCACATCGAGCAGCTGCGCAGCGACGAGAACGCGGCGGCGCAGCGCCGAATAGCCGATCTGGAGCGCGCCCTGGACGAGCTGCGCTCCCGGCCGGCGGCTGCCATCCCGGCTCAGCGTCCGGCGCCGGTCGCGGACGTGCCGCAGGAAGTGCCGCAGGAAATACCCACGCCGCCTCCGGTCTCCGCGCTGTCGCAAGCGTCTGAGCGAGTTTCCGAAGAGCTACCGGTCACCACGATGAACGGCTCCAGTCGCCAAGGCGCCAAGCAAGCCGTCTACCAGGTCGCCGACCAGCTGACCGACCAGGGCGCCAACCGCGACCACCCGTTGTTGAGCGAGCACGCGCAGACCCGCAACGACGCCGTCCGCGAACTCGCCGACCACCTCGGCTACTCGGAGTCGACAGTCCGCAAGCACGCGAAGGCCTATGTCGAAGACCGAAACGCGGCAGCCAACGGTCGGTGA
- a CDS encoding MBL fold metallo-hydrolase has translation MNEIKIGDVTVARVEEMHGPVGMTPEQFFPGWTGEAWQDNRDWLVPHHLGDEDGQVRVAFQTYVLRSEGRTILVDTGVGNDKTRPAVGAWDHLSLGYLENLAAAGVRPEDVDLVVNTHLHVDHIGWNTRLVDGQWVPTFPNATYLMPRVDFEHFDPAKNPGIAGSVNENAFEDSIEPVRAAGRIQLWEDEHRVDGALRLLAAPGHTPGASVLILSSGEDKALFAGDLLHTPLQVAHTEFDSCFCEDPATAQATRRDLLGWAADNTALVLPAHFTGQTALEVARDGDRFAIKNWGPFPAY, from the coding sequence ATGAACGAGATCAAGATTGGCGACGTGACCGTCGCCAGGGTCGAAGAGATGCACGGACCCGTCGGCATGACCCCGGAGCAGTTCTTCCCGGGCTGGACCGGCGAGGCCTGGCAGGACAACCGCGATTGGCTCGTGCCGCACCACCTCGGGGACGAGGACGGGCAGGTGCGGGTGGCGTTCCAGACCTACGTGCTGCGCAGCGAGGGCCGCACGATCCTGGTGGACACCGGCGTCGGCAACGACAAGACCCGGCCGGCGGTCGGCGCCTGGGACCACCTGTCCCTGGGCTACCTGGAGAACCTGGCGGCGGCCGGCGTCCGCCCCGAGGACGTGGACCTGGTCGTGAACACCCACCTGCACGTCGACCACATCGGCTGGAACACCCGGCTGGTCGACGGGCAATGGGTCCCGACGTTCCCGAACGCCACCTACCTGATGCCGAGGGTGGACTTCGAGCACTTCGACCCGGCGAAGAACCCGGGAATCGCCGGCAGCGTCAACGAGAACGCCTTCGAGGACAGCATCGAGCCGGTCCGGGCGGCGGGGCGGATTCAGCTCTGGGAAGACGAACATCGGGTGGACGGCGCCTTGCGGCTGCTCGCCGCTCCGGGGCACACACCGGGTGCCAGCGTCCTGATTCTCAGCTCCGGCGAGGACAAGGCGCTGTTCGCCGGAGACCTGCTGCACACCCCGCTCCAGGTCGCCCATACCGAGTTCGACAGCTGCTTCTGCGAGGACCCGGCGACCGCGCAGGCGACCCGGCGTGACCTGCTTGGCTGGGCCGCGGACAACACCGCTCTGGTGCTGCCCGCGCACTTCACCGGGCAGACCGCCTTGGAGGTCGCGCGTGACGGCGACCGCTTCGCGATCAAGAACTGGGGCCCTTTCCCCGCCTACTGA
- a CDS encoding helix-turn-helix domain-containing protein → MSDREAVWELGAFLKTCRARVQPEELGLTSYGGRRRVPGLRREELAQLAGVSPSYYARLEQGQSRHASPQVLDAIAAALELTGPEREHLRTLAAAAGRRRAARPTAPEHADPALTELLAAMPQVPALILGRRSDVLAWNPLGHALLAGHQNYEAAGVPGRRVNMTELVFLDADTRELYADWERKARAAVGNLRLVAGAHPDDPALAALIGRLTMASPEFGALWADHRVQACATAVYELRHPRIGTVSVTQQTLRAVERPDQTLVTCTAPAGSASAAALTMLAHLADPAVAERRAETAS, encoded by the coding sequence ATGAGTGATCGCGAAGCAGTCTGGGAGCTCGGAGCGTTCCTCAAGACGTGCCGGGCCCGGGTCCAGCCCGAAGAACTCGGCCTGACCTCCTACGGAGGCCGCCGCCGCGTGCCGGGTCTGCGCCGCGAGGAGCTGGCGCAGCTCGCCGGCGTGAGCCCGTCGTACTACGCCCGGCTGGAGCAGGGCCAGTCCCGGCACGCCTCCCCGCAGGTCCTCGACGCGATCGCGGCCGCCCTCGAGCTGACCGGGCCCGAGCGCGAACACCTGCGCACGCTGGCCGCGGCGGCGGGACGGCGGCGCGCCGCGCGGCCCACCGCGCCCGAACACGCGGATCCGGCGCTGACCGAGCTGCTCGCGGCCATGCCGCAGGTCCCCGCGCTCATCCTCGGCCGGCGCAGCGACGTGCTCGCCTGGAACCCGCTGGGTCACGCACTGCTGGCGGGCCACCAGAACTACGAGGCGGCCGGTGTGCCCGGACGGCGCGTCAACATGACCGAGCTCGTCTTCCTGGACGCCGACACCCGCGAGCTCTACGCGGACTGGGAGCGCAAAGCCCGCGCCGCGGTGGGGAATCTGCGCCTGGTCGCCGGGGCACATCCGGACGACCCCGCCCTCGCCGCGCTCATCGGTCGGCTCACCATGGCCAGCCCCGAATTCGGCGCGCTGTGGGCCGACCACCGCGTCCAGGCTTGCGCCACAGCCGTCTATGAGCTGCGGCATCCGCGGATCGGCACTGTCTCCGTCACGCAACAGACGCTGCGCGCCGTCGAGCGGCCCGATCAGACGCTGGTCACCTGCACCGCCCCGGCCGGATCAGCATCGGCTGCGGCCTTGACCATGCTCGCTCACCTGGCCGATCCGGCTGTCGCGGAGCGCCGAGCTGAGACTGCTTCGTAA
- a CDS encoding PadR family transcriptional regulator, giving the protein MAAAQNSAAGATRRSPLALAVLALLGYKPLHPYGVQRLLKEWGKENVVNVGQRASLYKTMERLTAAGLIAVRETERDQQYPERTVYELTDAGREAARAWIDDIVRVPRPEYPEFPAALSFLMVLEPEVVLAALSERRETVAKTLAQAKQGMAEARQYGLPKVTLLDDEYLVAVTEAELRWIEGVVAELESGELTWSLAELQPFDEADTDAGTPGT; this is encoded by the coding sequence ATGGCAGCAGCTCAGAACTCCGCGGCCGGCGCGACCCGCCGCTCTCCGCTCGCCCTCGCGGTCCTCGCCCTGCTCGGCTACAAGCCGCTGCACCCGTACGGCGTGCAGCGGCTTCTCAAGGAATGGGGCAAGGAGAACGTCGTCAACGTCGGACAGCGCGCGAGCCTGTACAAGACGATGGAGCGGCTCACGGCGGCCGGGCTGATCGCGGTCCGGGAGACCGAGCGCGACCAGCAGTACCCGGAGCGGACCGTCTACGAGCTCACCGACGCCGGACGCGAGGCGGCGCGGGCGTGGATCGACGACATCGTGCGCGTGCCGCGACCGGAGTATCCGGAGTTCCCCGCCGCGCTGTCGTTCCTGATGGTGCTGGAGCCGGAGGTGGTGCTGGCCGCGTTGAGCGAGCGGCGTGAGACCGTCGCGAAGACGTTGGCTCAGGCGAAGCAGGGTATGGCGGAGGCGCGGCAGTACGGGCTACCGAAGGTGACGCTGCTGGACGACGAGTACTTGGTCGCGGTCACCGAGGCCGAGTTGCGGTGGATCGAAGGCGTGGTCGCGGAGTTGGAGAGCGGCGAGCTGACGTGGAGCTTGGCGGAGTTGCAGCCGTTCGACGAGGCCGACACCGATGCCGGGACGCCTGGTACTTAG
- a CDS encoding nuclease-related domain-containing protein produces MAFRELKPTRASAGSSLRAVNTSVQSAWAAQRRKRIKDSLWWALPVTILCGVIGSAMTRHGYFGVGFAALVLSALADLAYTKPDHVSLAGRRASGEAATARAIKPLRFQGFTALHDRRLASGAVPGIPPVDIEHLLIGPAGVFLLDSKNWLTGPQAQMIGDKLFVGMDNREATLKALDLEAQNLTSALGRNLPRGVKVEPVLVVHAKDLRPTPRFLDGVTILLPEQFPSVFGQMRQVMTATQAAKLAETLDRVLPARSGDRPVRK; encoded by the coding sequence GTGGCGTTCAGAGAATTGAAGCCGACGAGGGCCTCGGCGGGGAGCAGTCTGCGGGCGGTCAACACCAGCGTCCAGTCGGCTTGGGCCGCTCAACGCCGGAAACGCATCAAAGACTCCCTGTGGTGGGCCCTCCCTGTCACCATCCTGTGCGGCGTCATCGGCTCGGCGATGACCCGCCACGGTTATTTCGGCGTGGGCTTCGCCGCCCTGGTGCTGTCGGCCCTGGCGGATCTGGCCTACACCAAGCCCGATCACGTGAGCCTGGCCGGCCGCCGGGCCTCCGGCGAGGCCGCCACCGCGCGGGCGATCAAACCTTTGAGGTTCCAGGGCTTCACCGCCCTGCACGACCGCCGCCTGGCCTCCGGCGCGGTCCCCGGCATCCCGCCGGTGGACATCGAGCACCTGCTGATCGGCCCGGCCGGGGTGTTCCTGCTGGACTCGAAGAACTGGCTCACCGGACCCCAGGCCCAGATGATCGGCGACAAGCTGTTCGTCGGCATGGACAACCGCGAGGCGACCCTCAAGGCGCTGGATCTGGAGGCGCAGAACCTCACCTCGGCGCTGGGGCGGAACCTGCCGCGCGGGGTGAAGGTGGAGCCGGTGCTCGTCGTGCACGCCAAGGACCTGCGGCCGACCCCGCGCTTCCTGGACGGCGTCACCATCCTGCTGCCGGAGCAGTTCCCGTCGGTCTTCGGCCAGATGCGCCAGGTCATGACGGCGACCCAGGCCGCGAAGCTGGCCGAGACGCTGGATCGGGTGCTGCCGGCCCGCTCCGGGGACCGGCCGGTCCGCAAATGA
- a CDS encoding metallophosphoesterase family protein — MTPPTPEVDPMAMTLEIDDTMDLTLDATVGINGPVPAGPVYVTGDVHGCAEQLQASLFRSGITDADGEWAAGSAWLWFLGDLFDRGPDGIGVIDTVMRLQKQAPEHGGRVDCLLGNHEVMLLASYRLTGPGADKFQERWLGNGGQPKDLRALTEEHAQWLESLPAMALVDDHLLIHSDTVTYRELGGDIATVNATVQAVLREYTDLEAWDRLTHLVTARFAFADDGTNALEFLAEFGGSQIVHGHSPIPLVFDIPAEDITGPMIYAEGRAVNMDTGTFLGGPCLISPLPSIPPRPQGS, encoded by the coding sequence ATGACGCCGCCGACGCCCGAAGTCGACCCCATGGCCATGACCCTGGAGATCGACGACACCATGGACCTGACTCTCGACGCAACGGTCGGGATCAACGGACCCGTGCCCGCCGGGCCGGTCTACGTCACGGGCGACGTGCACGGCTGCGCCGAGCAGTTGCAGGCCTCTTTGTTCCGCAGCGGCATCACCGACGCCGACGGCGAGTGGGCCGCCGGCTCGGCCTGGCTGTGGTTCCTGGGCGACCTGTTCGACCGCGGCCCCGACGGCATCGGCGTCATCGACACGGTGATGCGCCTGCAGAAGCAGGCGCCGGAGCACGGCGGACGCGTCGACTGCCTGCTCGGCAACCACGAGGTCATGCTCCTGGCGTCCTACCGCCTGACCGGCCCGGGCGCCGACAAGTTCCAGGAGCGCTGGCTCGGCAACGGCGGCCAGCCCAAGGACCTCCGCGCCCTGACCGAAGAGCACGCCCAGTGGCTGGAGTCCCTCCCGGCGATGGCGCTCGTCGACGACCACCTGCTCATCCACTCCGACACGGTGACCTACCGCGAACTCGGCGGCGACATCGCCACCGTGAACGCCACGGTCCAAGCCGTCCTGCGCGAGTACACCGATCTGGAAGCCTGGGACCGCCTGACCCACCTGGTCACCGCGCGCTTCGCCTTCGCCGACGACGGCACCAACGCCCTGGAGTTCCTCGCCGAGTTCGGCGGCTCGCAGATCGTCCACGGCCACTCCCCGATCCCCCTGGTGTTCGACATCCCCGCCGAAGACATCACCGGCCCGATGATCTACGCCGAAGGTCGCGCGGTGAACATGGACACCGGAACGTTCCTGGGCGGACCGTGCCTGATCAGCCCGCTGCCTTCGATACCGCCCCGCCCGCAGGGGAGCTGA
- a CDS encoding DUF3558 domain-containing protein codes for MPSPRPATIVAIAALALTVSATSSACGGDSTPPPLAPVATGSTSAGGATASAQGFVVPGVPDPCALLSADQVVQIAHLPDGVKSGAIASTSGGRSCAYNAGHPDTVTISLTAVTKSGFDAFRATIPAGTVTAIPNLGDEAYRSTQTPGVIDVYKHGFDLNIAVIHADSYASATDDAKAVALAAVGKV; via the coding sequence ATGCCAAGCCCGAGACCCGCGACGATCGTTGCCATTGCCGCGCTCGCCCTGACCGTCTCCGCGACCTCGTCCGCATGCGGCGGAGACTCCACTCCGCCGCCCCTGGCTCCGGTCGCAACGGGCTCAACGAGCGCCGGCGGTGCGACAGCCAGCGCCCAGGGCTTCGTGGTCCCCGGCGTCCCCGACCCCTGCGCCCTGCTTTCCGCCGACCAGGTGGTGCAAATAGCCCACCTTCCCGACGGCGTGAAATCCGGCGCCATAGCCTCCACGAGTGGCGGCCGCAGCTGCGCCTACAACGCCGGCCATCCCGACACGGTGACCATCTCCCTGACAGCCGTCACCAAATCCGGCTTCGACGCCTTCCGGGCCACCATCCCCGCCGGCACCGTCACCGCCATCCCCAACCTCGGCGACGAGGCCTACCGCAGCACCCAGACCCCCGGCGTCATCGACGTCTACAAGCACGGCTTCGACCTCAACATCGCAGTCATCCACGCTGACAGCTACGCCAGCGCCACAGACGACGCCAAGGCGGTAGCGCTCGCGGCGGTCGGCAAGGTGTGA
- a CDS encoding DinB family protein, translating to MSSSSTTSPSTSPSTSSPSDWTAPIFERTENIPADTERESLEHYLDWHRETLLWKCGGLTADQLASRPLPSTELSLLGLVRHMALVERWWFRIQFLGQKTLEELFTTEEDPDGDFHNGTPATAESDFATFREELTHSRQATHHRALDEMFEGRHHTLTLRWIYLHMIEEYARHLGHADLLREAIDGATGE from the coding sequence ATGTCTTCTTCATCTACGACTTCACCGTCAACTTCACCGTCAACTTCATCGCCGTCCGACTGGACCGCGCCGATCTTCGAACGCACCGAGAACATCCCCGCCGACACCGAACGCGAGAGCCTCGAGCACTATCTGGACTGGCACCGCGAAACCCTCCTCTGGAAATGCGGCGGCCTCACCGCCGACCAACTGGCATCCCGCCCCCTCCCCAGCACAGAGCTGTCCCTCCTCGGCCTGGTCCGCCACATGGCACTGGTGGAGCGCTGGTGGTTCCGCATCCAATTCCTAGGCCAGAAAACCCTCGAGGAGCTCTTCACCACCGAAGAAGACCCCGACGGCGACTTCCACAACGGCACCCCAGCCACCGCCGAATCCGACTTCGCAACCTTCCGCGAAGAACTCACCCACTCCCGCCAAGCAACCCACCACCGGGCCCTCGACGAAATGTTCGAAGGCCGCCACCACACCCTCACCCTCCGCTGGATCTACCTCCACATGATCGAGGAATACGCCCGCCACCTAGGCCACGCCGACCTCCTCCGCGAAGCCATCGACGGCGCCACCGGCGAGTGA